In a genomic window of Halostella litorea:
- a CDS encoding Tm-1-like ATP-binding domain-containing protein, translating into MSVVIVGTLDTKGEEIGFARDVITAQGVDVHVVDTGVMGDPVFEPDTSAAEVAEAGGGSLADLRDSGERGEAMDVMGRGAAEVATRLYEAGDLDGILGLGGSGNTSIATAAMRDLPVGVPKVMVSTMASGDVEPYVGATDVTMMYSVADIEGLNQLSRRIIANAALAVVGMVTHEADVEVEEKPTVGLTMFGVTTPCVQTAREYLESEGYETIVFHATGTGGRAMEDLVRQGIIDGVLDVTTTEWADEHVGGVLNAGPERLDAPGEVGIPHVVSVGALDMVNFGPRDSVPEAFADRTFHEHNPQVTLMRTTPEETAAIGEIIAGKLNDADGPVAVYLPLAGVSMLDVEGEDFHDPEADEALFDALREHLTDDVDLVEMETDVNDDEFALAMARRLDELMRESGRA; encoded by the coding sequence GTGAGCGTCGTCATCGTCGGCACGTTAGATACGAAGGGCGAGGAGATCGGCTTCGCCCGCGACGTGATCACGGCCCAGGGCGTCGACGTGCACGTGGTCGACACGGGCGTCATGGGCGACCCCGTCTTCGAACCGGACACGAGCGCCGCCGAGGTGGCCGAGGCCGGCGGCGGGAGCCTCGCGGACCTGCGTGACAGCGGCGAACGCGGGGAGGCGATGGACGTCATGGGCCGGGGCGCGGCCGAAGTCGCCACGCGACTGTACGAGGCGGGCGACCTCGACGGGATCCTCGGGCTCGGCGGCTCGGGGAACACGTCCATCGCGACGGCCGCGATGCGGGACCTGCCGGTCGGGGTCCCGAAGGTGATGGTGTCGACGATGGCGTCGGGCGACGTGGAGCCGTACGTCGGCGCGACGGACGTGACGATGATGTACTCCGTCGCCGACATCGAGGGCCTGAACCAGCTCTCCCGGCGGATCATCGCCAACGCAGCCCTGGCGGTCGTCGGGATGGTCACGCACGAGGCCGACGTCGAGGTCGAGGAGAAGCCGACCGTCGGGCTCACGATGTTCGGCGTCACGACCCCCTGCGTCCAGACCGCCCGCGAGTACCTCGAATCGGAGGGCTACGAGACGATCGTCTTCCACGCCACCGGCACCGGCGGGCGGGCGATGGAGGACCTCGTCCGCCAGGGGATCATCGACGGCGTCCTCGACGTGACGACCACGGAGTGGGCCGACGAACACGTCGGCGGCGTGCTCAACGCCGGGCCGGAGCGGCTGGACGCGCCCGGCGAGGTCGGGATCCCGCACGTCGTCTCCGTCGGCGCGCTCGACATGGTGAACTTCGGGCCGCGCGACTCGGTCCCCGAGGCGTTCGCGGACCGGACGTTCCACGAGCACAACCCGCAGGTGACGCTGATGCGGACGACGCCCGAGGAGACGGCGGCGATCGGCGAGATCATCGCGGGGAAGCTCAACGACGCCGACGGTCCGGTCGCGGTGTATCTCCCGCTCGCGGGCGTCTCGATGCTGGACGTCGAGGGCGAGGACTTCCACGACCCGGAGGCCGACGAGGCGCTGTTCGACGCGCTCCGGGAGCACCTGACCGACGACGTGGACCTCGTCGAGATGGAGACCGACGTCAACGACGACGAGTTCGCGCTGGCGATGGCCCGCCGGCTCGACGAACTCATGCGGGAGTCTGGGCGGGCCTGA
- a CDS encoding cupin domain-containing protein: MSDAETGRLVAPDDVESQAFDWGVLKWLSTPEVTGGERFSAGVVRLEPGKGHERHTHPDSDEILYVISGTGEQELGDERREITAGELVFVPEGVEHGTENTGWEPLVLLAVYAPPGPEAELRDLPGCEVVPPGELPAANRGEATGGEP, translated from the coding sequence ATGAGCGACGCCGAGACCGGGCGCCTCGTCGCGCCCGACGACGTCGAGAGCCAGGCGTTCGACTGGGGCGTCCTGAAGTGGCTGAGCACGCCCGAGGTGACCGGCGGCGAGCGGTTCAGCGCCGGCGTCGTGCGGCTCGAACCGGGCAAGGGTCACGAGCGTCACACCCACCCGGACAGCGACGAGATCCTCTACGTCATCAGCGGGACGGGCGAGCAGGAACTCGGCGACGAGCGGCGGGAGATCACGGCCGGCGAACTGGTGTTCGTCCCCGAGGGCGTCGAGCACGGCACCGAGAACACCGGCTGGGAACCCCTCGTGCTGCTGGCGGTGTACGCGCCGCCCGGCCCCGAGGCGGAGCTCCGGGACCTCCCGGGCTGTGAAGTCGTCCCGCCGGGCGAACTGCCCGCGGCGAACCGCGGCGAGGCGACGGGTGGTGAGCCGTGA
- a CDS encoding phosphoenolpyruvate hydrolase family protein, which produces MHFDREESLSRLRETAESGEPIIGAGAGTGMSAKFAERGGVDLLIIYNSGRYRMNGRGSLAGLLPYGDANEIVVDMGRQVLPVVEDTPVLAGVNGTDPFREMDVFIEDLKRRGFSGVQNFPTVGLIDEDSGFRQNLEETGMGYDKEVEMISEAADRGMLTCPYVFTEEQARTMAEAGADVVVSHMGLTTSGDIGAETALDLETAAERVQAHHDAAKAVNEDVMVICHGGPIAWPDDAEYVLQNTEGVVGFFGASSIERLPTEEAIENQTREFKEIDLG; this is translated from the coding sequence ATGCACTTCGACCGCGAGGAGTCGCTCTCGCGACTCAGGGAGACGGCGGAATCGGGCGAGCCGATCATCGGTGCGGGCGCGGGCACGGGGATGTCGGCGAAGTTCGCCGAGCGCGGCGGGGTCGACCTGCTCATCATCTACAACTCCGGGCGCTACCGGATGAACGGCCGCGGGTCGCTGGCCGGGCTGTTGCCGTACGGCGACGCCAACGAGATCGTCGTCGACATGGGCCGGCAGGTGCTGCCCGTCGTCGAGGACACGCCCGTACTCGCGGGCGTCAACGGGACCGACCCCTTCCGGGAGATGGACGTGTTCATCGAGGACCTCAAGCGCCGCGGGTTCTCGGGCGTCCAGAACTTCCCGACGGTCGGGCTGATCGACGAGGACAGCGGGTTCCGGCAGAACCTGGAGGAGACGGGGATGGGGTACGACAAGGAGGTCGAGATGATCAGCGAGGCCGCCGACCGGGGGATGCTCACCTGCCCGTACGTGTTCACCGAGGAGCAGGCCCGGACGATGGCCGAGGCCGGGGCCGACGTGGTCGTCTCGCACATGGGGCTGACGACCTCCGGCGACATCGGGGCCGAGACGGCGCTCGACCTGGAAACCGCCGCCGAGCGCGTGCAGGCCCACCACGACGCCGCGAAGGCGGTCAACGAGGACGTCATGGTGATCTGCCACGGCGGGCCGATCGCCTGGCCGGACGACGCCGAGTACGTCCTGCAGAACACCGAAGGCGTGGTCGGCTTCTTCGGCGCGTCCAGCATCGAGCGCCTCCCGACGGAGGAGGCCATCGAGAACCAGACGCGGGAGTTCAAGGAGATCGATCTCGGATGA
- a CDS encoding alcohol dehydrogenase catalytic domain-containing protein — protein MRAAAFAELTGPDGVSIVEQPTPEPGPGEAVVDVEACSINRHDLWILEGDSAMVDADDLPFVSGLDVAGTVRDVGDGVTGVAPGDRVLLCPNQTCGHCRFCREGPENRCASFSLYHGGLAESALVTADRLIALPDDVDATAAAALPTAYVTAYHMLKLADVEPDDLVFVPGATGGVGVASVQLADVLGVRTVGTSSSAAKLDRVAALGADHTVRGTDPDDLREAVGDVGEPDAVVNHLGGPYTDLGLDLLRRGGRMVVCGRTAGGRSEIDIPDLFLGHKRVIGSTMGTQADLQRLVDLVAAGDLSPAVDETYPLAETGAAFAAMRDRETVGKIVVTD, from the coding sequence ATGCGCGCCGCAGCCTTCGCGGAACTGACCGGCCCGGATGGCGTGTCGATCGTCGAACAGCCGACGCCGGAGCCGGGGCCGGGCGAGGCGGTCGTCGACGTCGAAGCGTGCTCGATCAACCGCCACGACCTCTGGATACTGGAGGGGGACTCGGCGATGGTCGACGCCGACGACCTGCCGTTCGTGAGCGGGCTGGACGTGGCCGGGACGGTGCGCGACGTGGGCGACGGCGTCACGGGCGTCGCGCCCGGCGACCGCGTTTTGCTCTGTCCCAACCAGACCTGCGGGCACTGCCGGTTCTGCCGCGAGGGGCCGGAGAACCGCTGTGCGTCGTTCTCGCTGTACCACGGCGGGCTCGCGGAGTCGGCGCTCGTGACCGCCGACCGCCTGATCGCGCTCCCCGACGACGTCGACGCGACGGCGGCCGCGGCCCTGCCGACGGCGTACGTGACCGCCTACCACATGCTCAAGCTGGCCGACGTCGAGCCGGACGACCTGGTGTTCGTTCCCGGCGCGACGGGCGGCGTCGGCGTCGCGAGCGTCCAGCTCGCCGACGTGCTGGGCGTCCGCACGGTCGGCACCTCCTCGTCGGCGGCGAAGCTCGACCGGGTCGCGGCGCTGGGTGCCGACCACACGGTGCGGGGGACCGACCCCGACGACCTGCGCGAGGCGGTCGGCGACGTCGGCGAGCCCGACGCCGTCGTCAACCACCTCGGGGGCCCCTACACCGACCTCGGCCTCGACCTCCTCCGGCGCGGCGGGCGGATGGTCGTCTGCGGGCGCACCGCGGGCGGGCGATCCGAGATAGACATCCCGGACCTCTTCCTCGGCCACAAGCGGGTGATCGGCAGCACGATGGGCACCCAGGCCGACCTGCAGCGCCTCGTCGACCTGGTCGCGGCCGGGGACCTCTCGCCGGCGGTCGACGAGACGTACCCGCTGGCCGAGACCGGCGCGGCGTTCGCCGCGATGCGGGACCGCGAGACGGTCGGCAAGATCGTCGTCACGGACTGA
- a CDS encoding MATE family efflux transporter, with the protein MTRGDGPVSRLVGGVRRRVGRVFKTRDEFDLTSGSIGRPLFYLSLPIVVTNLLQTAYNLVDTIWLGRYSTDALAAISVAFPVVFFLISLGLGISIAGSILVAQNVGAGDEGRAEFAASQTVTFAVIASVVLGAVGYFAVGDILRLLGTDADVLPGATAYLEIISLGMVFMFAFFVFMSLMRGYGDTVTPMLVMFVTVVFNMVLDPFLIFGWGPFPRLGVEGAAYATVTSRALATGIGMAIMLRGTRGVQIHPAQMKPDLAYLRKLLRVGVPASVEGTGNAVAVNLMLVIVNTFPTVVVAAYGVGVRMFSVIFLPAIAVGRGVETMAGQNIGADEEDRAETASHFAARAMFFVLAGAGVLVWLGAGNIVAVFSDDPEVVEVGRLFLRYVAPTFGFTGIFHAYKGAFRGAGKTLTAAAVSIAMLGGIRLPVAWFASGPYGPEGIWLAFAVSNVCGAALGYAWYRRGTWRDADLTDDPVAADTADAGDAEPEVEAEA; encoded by the coding sequence ATGACCCGCGGCGACGGCCCCGTCTCGCGCCTGGTCGGCGGGGTCCGCCGGCGCGTCGGGCGGGTGTTCAAGACCCGCGACGAGTTCGACCTCACCTCCGGCAGCATCGGCCGGCCGCTGTTCTACCTCTCCCTGCCGATCGTCGTCACGAACCTGCTCCAGACCGCCTACAACCTCGTCGACACGATCTGGCTCGGCCGGTACAGCACGGACGCGCTGGCGGCGATCAGCGTCGCCTTCCCGGTCGTCTTCTTCCTCATCTCGCTCGGCCTCGGCATCTCCATCGCCGGGAGCATCCTCGTCGCCCAGAACGTCGGCGCGGGCGACGAGGGCCGCGCGGAGTTCGCGGCCTCCCAGACGGTGACGTTCGCCGTCATCGCGTCGGTCGTGCTCGGTGCGGTCGGCTACTTCGCGGTCGGTGACATCCTCCGACTGCTCGGCACCGACGCCGACGTGTTGCCGGGCGCGACCGCCTACCTCGAGATCATCTCGCTCGGGATGGTGTTCATGTTCGCCTTCTTCGTGTTCATGTCGCTGATGCGGGGGTACGGCGACACCGTGACGCCGATGCTGGTGATGTTCGTGACGGTCGTGTTCAACATGGTGCTCGACCCGTTCCTCATCTTCGGCTGGGGGCCGTTCCCCCGCCTCGGCGTCGAGGGCGCGGCGTACGCCACCGTCACCTCGCGGGCGCTGGCAACCGGCATCGGGATGGCGATCATGCTCCGCGGCACGCGCGGCGTGCAGATACACCCCGCCCAGATGAAGCCGGACCTGGCCTACCTCCGCAAACTGCTTCGCGTCGGCGTCCCGGCCTCGGTCGAGGGGACCGGCAACGCCGTCGCGGTGAACCTGATGCTCGTCATCGTCAACACGTTCCCGACGGTCGTCGTCGCCGCCTACGGCGTCGGCGTGCGGATGTTCTCGGTGATCTTCCTGCCGGCCATCGCCGTCGGCAGGGGCGTCGAGACGATGGCCGGGCAGAACATCGGCGCGGACGAGGAGGACCGCGCGGAGACCGCCTCCCACTTCGCCGCCCGCGCGATGTTTTTCGTCCTCGCCGGGGCCGGCGTGCTGGTCTGGCTCGGGGCCGGCAACATCGTCGCCGTGTTCTCCGACGACCCGGAGGTGGTCGAGGTCGGCCGGCTGTTCCTGCGCTACGTCGCGCCGACCTTCGGCTTCACCGGCATCTTCCACGCCTACAAGGGCGCGTTCCGCGGGGCCGGGAAGACCCTCACGGCCGCGGCCGTCTCCATCGCCATGCTCGGCGGGATCCGCCTGCCGGTCGCGTGGTTCGCCTCCGGCCCGTACGGTCCCGAGGGCATCTGGCTCGCCTTCGCGGTGTCGAACGTCTGCGGCGCGGCCCTTGGCTACGCGTGGTACCGCCGGGGCACCTGGCGCGACGCCGACCTCACCGACGACCCCGTCGCCGCCGACACGGCCGACGCTGGGGACGCAGAACCGGAGGTCGAGGCGGAGGCGTAG
- a CDS encoding MATE family efflux transporter, with the protein MVFRPPRPPNPFRLALLWIGLALARVGLLDARRAERTTDLAWPRIVTGVARMSKSAADVAMVGIALGPAAIAGVGFATPFWGLAFGLGAGVAGATIGLVSQRYGADADDRLSLAVTTSALVVLAIAVPVAALYLAVPHELVALLGADPAAAAYGADYLAVVALGVPVAGLNLIGSRTLVGADDAWTPMVLRTGGAAINVAVNAVLVFGLDMGVVGAAVGTVAANVLVLTAFAVGFAGGRLPLVGAFPVTVSLAGPFVTAAEVRDVISIGMPLVFTNVARRAAQFPMLAIVALFGSDVVAAFVVARRVRDLLDTPGWGFSLASSSLVGQALGTGDEADAETYGREVLRFGVAVYVVGAAGVLLFAEQVGRLFVDDPAILPLVATFVAVACVSVVFRGVSGGATGPLRASGDTRWPFYGQALGLYAFSLPVAYLGAASVPVPTVGTLPALGIGALYVALVLETLVPAVVTYYRFAGGRWKAVSRSYRPEGSAGD; encoded by the coding sequence ATCGTGTTCCGCCCCCCTCGCCCGCCGAACCCGTTCCGGCTGGCGCTGCTGTGGATCGGCCTCGCGCTCGCACGCGTCGGCCTGCTCGACGCCCGCCGAGCGGAGCGGACGACCGACCTCGCGTGGCCGCGGATCGTCACCGGCGTCGCGCGGATGTCGAAGTCCGCGGCCGACGTGGCGATGGTCGGGATCGCCTTGGGGCCGGCGGCCATCGCCGGCGTCGGCTTCGCCACGCCGTTCTGGGGGCTCGCGTTCGGTCTCGGTGCGGGCGTCGCCGGCGCGACGATCGGCCTCGTCTCCCAGCGCTACGGGGCCGACGCCGACGACCGCCTGTCGTTGGCGGTGACGACCAGCGCGCTCGTCGTCCTCGCCATCGCGGTGCCCGTCGCCGCGCTGTACCTGGCCGTCCCCCACGAACTCGTCGCGCTGCTGGGCGCGGACCCCGCCGCCGCTGCCTACGGCGCGGACTACCTCGCTGTCGTCGCGCTCGGGGTGCCGGTCGCGGGGCTGAACCTGATCGGCAGCCGGACGCTCGTCGGGGCCGACGACGCGTGGACGCCCATGGTGCTCCGGACCGGCGGGGCCGCGATAAACGTCGCCGTCAACGCGGTGCTCGTCTTCGGCCTCGACATGGGCGTCGTCGGGGCCGCGGTCGGCACGGTCGCCGCGAACGTCCTCGTGTTGACCGCGTTCGCGGTCGGCTTCGCGGGCGGCCGCCTCCCGCTCGTCGGCGCGTTCCCGGTGACCGTCTCGCTCGCCGGCCCGTTCGTCACGGCGGCCGAGGTCCGCGACGTGATTTCGATCGGCATGCCGCTCGTGTTCACGAACGTCGCCCGGCGCGCCGCGCAGTTCCCGATGCTCGCCATCGTCGCGCTGTTCGGGTCGGACGTGGTCGCCGCCTTCGTCGTCGCCCGGCGGGTCCGGGACCTGCTCGACACGCCGGGCTGGGGGTTCTCGCTGGCCTCCAGCAGCCTCGTGGGGCAGGCGCTCGGCACCGGCGACGAGGCCGACGCCGAGACGTACGGCCGCGAGGTGCTCCGGTTCGGCGTCGCCGTCTACGTCGTCGGCGCGGCGGGCGTGTTGCTGTTCGCCGAGCAGGTCGGCCGGCTGTTCGTCGACGACCCGGCGATACTCCCGCTCGTGGCGACGTTCGTCGCCGTGGCCTGCGTCAGCGTCGTGTTCCGCGGCGTCAGCGGCGGCGCGACCGGCCCGCTCCGGGCCAGCGGCGACACGCGCTGGCCGTTCTACGGGCAGGCACTCGGCCTCTACGCGTTCTCGCTGCCGGTCGCCTACCTCGGCGCGGCGTCGGTGCCGGTCCCGACGGTCGGCACGCTGCCGGCGCTCGGCATCGGCGCGCTGTACGTCGCACTGGTGCTGGAGACGCTCGTCCCCGCCGTCGTCACGTACTACCGCTTCGCTGGCGGCCGCTGGAAGGCGGTCAGCCGGTCGTACCGCCCCGAGGGTTCGGCCGGGGATTAG
- a CDS encoding DUF3267 domain-containing protein gives MTAATGDDRETVLGDLELTRGLAIQMSALGTLGFVAAAAGFSALFQAVAGHPASFQFAPAGVAWWTDALNLLVLAVLATAFVVPHELLHGLAIRYYGGRARYGVGVAHFILPYAYATTDHEFSRNQFIVVLLTPLVVLTAVGVPAMLALDWGWLIVPLAANAAGAVADLWMTLTLLGYPAHVRLEDHATGVRILGRPADRPGSLSVTALVWDALSGAAVAAVGALFLLAVAGPFVLTSLGVGSFTVGTPGTLTHLFSFVNRPYEISLTIGPGVLALGAAAGVAYAFARSYRRRGRASDAAAADAPADR, from the coding sequence ATGACCGCGGCCACCGGCGACGACCGCGAAACGGTGCTCGGGGACCTCGAACTGACGCGGGGCCTCGCGATCCAGATGAGCGCGCTGGGGACGCTCGGGTTCGTCGCCGCGGCGGCCGGGTTCAGCGCCCTCTTTCAGGCCGTCGCCGGCCATCCGGCGTCGTTTCAGTTCGCGCCGGCGGGCGTCGCCTGGTGGACCGACGCGCTGAACCTGCTGGTGCTGGCTGTTCTGGCGACGGCGTTTGTCGTCCCCCACGAACTGTTGCACGGGCTCGCGATCCGGTACTACGGCGGCCGGGCACGGTACGGCGTCGGGGTCGCCCACTTCATCCTCCCCTACGCCTACGCGACGACGGACCACGAGTTCAGCCGGAACCAGTTCATCGTCGTCCTGCTGACGCCGCTCGTCGTGCTGACCGCCGTCGGGGTGCCCGCGATGCTGGCCCTCGACTGGGGGTGGCTTATCGTCCCGCTGGCGGCCAACGCGGCCGGCGCGGTGGCGGATCTGTGGATGACGCTGACGCTGCTTGGCTACCCCGCCCACGTCCGCCTCGAGGACCACGCGACCGGCGTCAGGATCCTCGGCCGCCCGGCCGACCGCCCGGGGTCGCTGTCCGTCACGGCGCTCGTCTGGGACGCGCTCTCAGGGGCCGCCGTCGCGGCGGTCGGCGCGCTGTTCCTGCTCGCGGTCGCCGGCCCGTTCGTGCTGACGTCGCTCGGCGTCGGTTCGTTCACCGTCGGGACGCCAGGCACCCTCACGCACCTGTTTTCCTTCGTGAACAGGCCGTACGAGATATCCCTCACCATCGGCCCGGGGGTGCTCGCGCTCGGCGCGGCGGCCGGCGTGGCCTACGCGTTTGCCCGGAGCTATCGGCGGCGGGGCCGCGCGTCCGACGCCGCGGCGGCCGACGCGCCCGCCGACAGGTAA
- a CDS encoding alcohol dehydrogenase catalytic domain-containing protein — MRALVLESYGEPLAERDLPEPTPDPDGAVVETEACGICRSDWHAWQGHGDWVDDRVPTGQVLGHEPAGVVRAVGEDVESVEPGDRVVVPFNLADGTCPACRRGRTNYCEGATALGFGPDAPGAFAEAFHVPEADVNAVPLPDEVSATAAASLGCRFVTAFEALDAVADVGGGDRVVVVGCGGVGLSAVQVAAALGGTPVAVDVRDAPLELAADVGAAETINADAVDDVPTRVRDLVGGADVSVDALGTADTCRTAVDSLARGGTHVQVGLTGDDDRGEIPLPVDDVVQRDLTVEGSRGMPPARYEELFRLIANGRVDPEALVTDTVALGDVSDRLAAMSEFDAVGVEVVTEF; from the coding sequence ATGCGCGCGCTCGTCCTCGAATCGTACGGCGAACCGCTCGCGGAGCGCGACCTGCCCGAGCCGACCCCGGACCCGGACGGCGCGGTCGTCGAGACGGAGGCCTGTGGCATCTGCCGGAGCGACTGGCACGCCTGGCAGGGCCACGGCGACTGGGTCGACGACCGCGTCCCGACGGGGCAGGTGCTCGGCCACGAACCGGCGGGCGTCGTCCGCGCGGTCGGCGAGGACGTCGAGTCGGTCGAACCCGGCGACCGCGTCGTCGTCCCGTTCAACCTCGCCGACGGCACCTGCCCGGCCTGCCGGCGCGGCCGGACGAACTACTGCGAGGGGGCCACCGCGCTCGGCTTCGGCCCGGACGCGCCGGGGGCGTTCGCCGAGGCGTTTCACGTCCCGGAGGCCGACGTCAACGCCGTCCCGCTCCCCGACGAGGTGTCCGCGACGGCCGCGGCCAGCCTCGGCTGCCGGTTCGTCACGGCGTTCGAGGCGCTCGACGCGGTCGCGGACGTGGGCGGCGGCGACCGCGTCGTCGTCGTCGGTTGCGGCGGCGTCGGCCTCTCGGCCGTGCAGGTCGCGGCGGCGCTGGGCGGCACGCCCGTCGCCGTCGACGTGCGCGACGCGCCGCTGGAACTGGCGGCCGACGTCGGCGCGGCCGAGACGATAAACGCCGACGCCGTCGACGACGTGCCCACCCGCGTCCGGGACCTGGTCGGCGGCGCGGACGTCTCCGTCGACGCGCTCGGCACCGCCGACACCTGCCGGACGGCGGTCGACTCGCTGGCCCGCGGCGGGACGCACGTGCAGGTCGGCCTCACCGGCGACGACGACCGCGGCGAGATCCCGCTCCCCGTCGACGACGTGGTCCAGCGCGACCTGACGGTCGAGGGGTCCCGCGGGATGCCGCCGGCCCGCTACGAGGAACTGTTCCGCCTGATCGCGAACGGCCGGGTCGACCCCGAGGCCCTGGTCACCGACACCGTCGCGCTGGGCGACGTCTCGGACCGCCTCGCCGCGATGAGCGAGTTCGACGCCGTCGGCGTCGAGGTCGTGACGGAGTTCTAG
- a CDS encoding cupin domain-containing protein: protein MTYSHVNYDDVDPVAGGLHFLRDPLGCENLGVSVLNCEPGWEGKAHDHADEGHEEVYVLVDGAATVTVDGEDVAMEPGDAVRIPPGAERQVSNGDAESTFVLAGAP, encoded by the coding sequence ATGACGTACTCCCACGTCAACTACGACGACGTCGACCCGGTCGCCGGCGGACTGCACTTCCTGCGCGACCCGCTGGGCTGTGAGAACCTCGGCGTGTCGGTCCTGAACTGCGAGCCGGGCTGGGAGGGGAAAGCCCACGACCATGCCGACGAGGGCCATGAGGAGGTGTACGTGCTCGTCGACGGCGCGGCGACGGTGACCGTCGACGGCGAGGACGTGGCGATGGAACCGGGCGACGCGGTCCGCATCCCGCCGGGGGCGGAGCGACAGGTCAGCAACGGCGACGCGGAGAGCACGTTCGTGCTGGCGGGTGCACCGTAG
- a CDS encoding alpha/beta hydrolase, whose translation MTGPHQDQPLVSAGAELDEADAAVVMVHGRGATARSIVAMAAEFDADGVAYLAPQAARNTWYPNSFLAPVERNEPGRTSGLQAVEDAVGRATDAGIPVERVGVMGFSQGACLASEFVARNPRRYGFLAALSGGLIGETVDPDAYEGSVEGTPVFLGCSDVDPHIPLERVEATTAAFERLDGDVTERIYEGMGHGVNEDEIEFVGGLVADIAD comes from the coding sequence ATGACCGGTCCGCACCAGGACCAGCCGCTCGTCTCGGCCGGCGCGGAACTCGACGAGGCGGACGCGGCGGTCGTGATGGTCCACGGCCGCGGCGCGACCGCCCGGAGCATCGTCGCGATGGCCGCCGAGTTCGACGCCGACGGCGTCGCCTACCTCGCGCCCCAGGCCGCGCGCAACACCTGGTACCCCAACTCCTTCCTCGCGCCGGTCGAGCGGAACGAACCCGGGCGCACCTCCGGCCTGCAGGCGGTCGAGGACGCGGTCGGGCGAGCGACCGACGCGGGGATCCCGGTCGAGCGCGTCGGCGTGATGGGGTTCTCACAGGGGGCCTGCCTCGCCAGCGAGTTCGTCGCGCGCAACCCGCGGCGCTACGGCTTCCTCGCCGCGCTCTCGGGCGGACTCATCGGCGAGACCGTCGACCCCGACGCGTACGAGGGCTCCGTCGAGGGGACGCCCGTCTTCCTCGGCTGCAGCGACGTCGACCCGCACATCCCGCTGGAGCGCGTCGAGGCGACGACGGCCGCCTTCGAGCGCCTCGACGGCGACGTGACCGAGCGCATCTACGAGGGGATGGGCCACGGCGTCAACGAGGACGAGATAGAGTTCGTCGGCGGGCTGGTCGCGGACATCGCCGACTGA
- a CDS encoding PHP domain-containing protein yields MRDYHVHSNYSDGRFIPAMVGAASEAGLDAVGIADHCNVSAREGPRAARAKLGFNLDRTYERRRRGIEQVREAADVAVYDAVEMDYAPADEGRIADFLAEADFDYAVGSVHEVRGLNVQRPSNFAGMADAELDAVVDEYFDALVALAESELFDVAAHPDLIERVPPLRGRATAAHYRRAAAAFADSRTVPEINAGRALREEALVHPSPAFLDALCDRGVGLTVGTDSHAPGEIGERAAFLDGFLADRGIEPVAPPALQ; encoded by the coding sequence GTGCGCGACTACCACGTCCACTCCAACTACTCGGACGGCCGGTTCATCCCGGCGATGGTCGGGGCCGCGAGCGAGGCGGGCCTCGACGCGGTCGGGATCGCCGACCACTGCAACGTCTCGGCCCGCGAGGGGCCGCGGGCGGCCCGCGCGAAACTGGGGTTCAACCTCGACCGCACGTACGAGCGCCGCCGCCGCGGCATCGAGCAGGTCCGCGAGGCGGCCGACGTCGCCGTGTACGACGCCGTCGAGATGGACTACGCCCCGGCCGACGAGGGGCGGATCGCCGACTTCCTCGCCGAGGCGGACTTCGACTACGCCGTCGGGAGCGTCCACGAGGTCCGGGGGCTGAACGTCCAGCGCCCGTCGAACTTCGCGGGGATGGCCGACGCCGAACTGGACGCCGTCGTCGACGAGTACTTCGACGCGCTCGTCGCCCTGGCGGAGTCGGAGTTGTTCGACGTGGCTGCCCACCCGGACCTGATCGAGCGCGTGCCGCCGCTGCGGGGCCGGGCGACAGCGGCCCACTACCGGCGGGCGGCCGCCGCGTTCGCGGACTCCCGGACCGTCCCCGAGATAAACGCCGGGCGCGCCCTGCGGGAGGAGGCGCTCGTCCACCCCTCGCCGGCGTTCCTCGACGCGCTGTGCGACCGCGGCGTCGGCCTCACCGTCGGGACGGACTCCCACGCGCCCGGGGAGATCGGGGAGCGGGCGGCGTTCCTCGACGGCTTCCTCGCGGACCGCGGGATCGAACCGGTCGCGCCGCCCGCGCTCCAGTGA